In Castanea sativa cultivar Marrone di Chiusa Pesio chromosome 6, ASM4071231v1, a single window of DNA contains:
- the LOC142640106 gene encoding uncharacterized protein LOC142640106, with protein MSLSLGHHFEVEPTKRGVWFHIYSSPPQLKYSSYCTSNSFTRYLGDSSAASYIHLVHHLIETCLTFHMTKEECMEALSKHANINPVIISTVWNELEKENKEFFETYAQSQRQSTADTMSEEETTRLIQKIISDSSKDSDA; from the exons ATGTCGTTGTCCTTGGGTCATCACTTTGAAGTCGAACCGACCAAACgtggggtttgg TTCCATATATACAGTTCTCCACCTCAGCTGAAATACTCATCTTATTGCACGAGTAATTCTTTCACTCGCTACTTGGGGGACTCTTCTGCAGCCTCATACATACACCTG GTACATCACCTGATAGAGACTTGTCTGACGTTCCACATGACTAAAGAAGAGTGCATGGAAGCCCTTTCAAAACATGCAAATATCAACCCTGTTATCATCTCCACTG TGTGGAATGAGCTGgagaaagaaaacaaggaaTTCTTTGAGACCTATGCTCAATCTCAGAGGCAGAGCACAGCTGACACTATGTCTGAGGAAGAGACTACCCGATTGATCCAGAAGATAATATCTGATTCGTCAAAAGATTCCGATGCCTAA